A genomic window from Papio anubis isolate 15944 unplaced genomic scaffold, Panubis1.0 scaffold441, whole genome shotgun sequence includes:
- the LOC100999346 gene encoding pregnancy-specific beta-1-glycoprotein 11-like, translated as MGPLSAPPYTLHITWKELLLTASFLIFWNPPTTAQVMIEAQPTKVSEGKDVLLPVRNLPQEVAAYIWYKGQIMDFHQFITAYTIDTERIIFGPAYSGRETVYSNGSLLIRNVTKNDTGSYTVKIRKPAEETKGVTVHFTLYRE; from the exons ATGGGGCCCCTCTCAGCGCCTCCCTACACACTGCACATCACCTGGAAGGAGCTCCTGCTCACAG CATCATTTTTAATCTTCTGGAACCCGCCCACCACTGCCCAAGTCATGATTGAAGCTCAGCCAACCAAAGTTTCTGAGGGGAAGGATGTTCTTCTACCTGTCCGCAATTTGCCCCAGGAAGTTGCTGCCTATATCTGGTACAAAGGGCAAATAATGGACTTCCACCAATTCATTACAGCATATACAATAGACACTGAAAGAATTATATTTGGGCCTGCATACAGTGGACGAGAAACAGTATATTCCAATGGATCCCTGCTGATCCGGAATGTCACCAAGAATGACACAGGATCCTACACCGTAAAAATCAGGAAGCCAGCTGAGGAGACTAAAGGAGTAACTGTACATTTCACCTTATATCGTGAGTGA